Below is a genomic region from Actinoallomurus bryophytorum.
CGACCACGTGCGCCTGCCGGCCCTCGTCCCCGCCAAGGGCGAGCGGCGTGCCGTCGTCGGCATGCTGACCGGCTGCGTGCAGCGGGAGTTCTTCCCCGGCGTCAACGCCGCGACCGCGCGGGTGCTGGCGATGGAGGGCTGCGACGTCGTCATCCCCAAGGGCCAGGGCTGCTGCGGCGCGTTGTCGCTGCACAGCGGACGGTCGGCGGAGGCGAAGGCGTTCGCGAAGCAGACCATCGACACGTTCGCGGACGTCGAGACGGTCGTCGTGAACGCCGCCGGGTGCGGGTCGGCGATGAAGGACTACGCCGACGTGCTGGCCGACGAGCCCGAATGGGCGGAGCGGGCGAAGGCGTTCACCGCCAAGACGCGCGACCTCGCCGAATACCTCGCCGAGCTGGGCCCGCGCGCCACCCGGCATCCGCTGGAGATCACGGTCGCGTACCACGACGCCTGCCATCTCGCCCACGCGCAGGGCATCCGTGCCCAGCCCCGCGCGCTGCTGAACGGCATCCCCGGCCTGGAGATACGGGAGATCGCCGATCCGGAGATCTGCTGTGGTTCGGCCGGCGTCTACAACCTCCTCCAGCCTGAGGCCGCCGCCGAACTGGGCGACCGAAAAGCACGAAACGTTTCGGCCGCCGGAGCGGATCTTCTGGTGGCGGCCAATCCGGGCTGCTCACTACAGATCGCCACAGCGCTGCGCCGCCGTGGCGAGGAGATCGCGGTGGCCCACACCGCAGAAGTACTCGATGCGTCCATTCGGGGGATCGGCAAGGACCTGTTGTCCCCTCGGAGGTGACCCCCGTTGTACCGCCAAGTGCTCGATCCCGTCGGCCATTCGCTGGCATGGAGCTCGCTCGTCGCGGCGCTCCCGCTGATCACGCTGTTCGTCCTGCTCGGCATCCTGCGGATGCGAGCGTGGGTGGCGTCGATCCTCGCTCTCGTCGTCTCGCTCGTCATCGCGGTCTGGGCGTACAGCATGCCCGTCGGTCAGGCCGTCCTCGCCGGCAGCGAGGGAGCGATATTCGGCTTCTTCCCCATCCTCTGGATCGTGATCAACGCGATCTGGATCTACACCATGACCGTCGAGACCGGGCACTTCGACGTGCTGCGGCGAACGTTCGCCCAGGTCAGTGACGACCAGCGGATCCAGGCGATCATCATCGCGTTCTCTTTCGGCGCGCTGCTGGAGGCGCTGGCCGGGTTCGGCACTCCCGTCGCGATCACGTCGGTCATGCTCATCGCGATGGGCTTCAAGCCGCTCAAGGCCGCGGTGGTCGCGCTCGTGGCCAACACGGCGCCGGTCGCGTTCGGCGCGATGGCCATCCCGATCATCACGCTCGGCGGCGTGACGCACCTATCGAGCGACACCCTCGGTGCCATGGTCGGCCACCAGACGCCCATCCTGGCGATCTTCGTCCCGCTCGTCCTGGTGTTCATCGTCGACGGCCGGCGCGGTGTCTCTCAGACGTGGGTCGCGGCGCTCACCGCCGGTGTCGCGTTCGGCGTGGCCCAGTGGATCACTTCGAACCATCTCTCGGTGCCGCTCACCGACATCGTCGCGTCGCTGTTCTCGGTGATCGTGCTCGTCGCGCTCCTGCGGGTCTGGCAGCCCGGCGAGACGCTGGGTGGCAGTGCGACCACGCCGGTCGTCGCCGGAGGGTCGGCCGACGAGCCGACACCGGAGTTCGCCGGCCGCGTCGCGCACCCGGACGCGCGTGGCGAGATCGTGCGGGCCTGGGCGCCGTACGCGATCATCATCGTGGTCTTCGTCCTCGCGCAGATCGATCCGATCAAGGGCTGGCTCGACCAGCCGACCAAGATCGTCAACTGGCCCGGCCTGCACATCACCGGCGCTTCGGGCAAGGCGTCCACGCTGCCGCAGTTCAAGGTCAACTGGCTGAACGCGGCGGGGAGCCTGCTGCTGATCTCCGGCGTGCTGACCGCGATCGCGCTGAAGGTCAGCGTGGGGCGGGCGCTCCGGGCGTACTGGGCCACGCTCGTGCAGCTGCGCTGGGCGATCGTCACCGTCATGGCGGTGCTCGGCCTCGCGTACGTGATGAACGCCTCCGGGCAGACGATCACGCTGGGAAGCTGGATGGCGGGGGCCGGTGGATTCTTCGCCTTCCTCTCCCCCGTGCTCGGCTGGCTCGGCACGGCGGTGACGGGTTCCGACACCTCCTCCAACTCCCTGTTCGGCGCCCTGCAGGTGGCCGCCGCCGGCAAGGCCCACCTGGATCCGGTCCTGATGGCCGCCTCGAACAGCTCCGGCGGCGTGCTCGGGAAGATGGTCTCCCCGCAGAACCTCGCGATCGCCGCGGCGGCCGTCGGCATGGACGGCAAGGAGGGCGACATCTTCCGTAAGGTGATCGTCTGGAGCCTGATCTTCCTCGCCGGCATGTGCGTGCTCTCGCTGCTGCAGTCCGTATCCGTCCTATCGTGGATGGTTCCCTGACCTTTAGTCATCGGTCCAGTCGCAGGGTTACCGAGGAGTACTTTGCTATGTTTTGTGGCCCTTGATCAGCGTCGGCCGCTCCTACCTGCGACAACGTCATGGAGCGCATCCGGCCGCGACCCGGACGTGGGGCCATGGCACAAAATCATCATTCACATCGAAGACAGAATCACGCTCGGCACGCCGCCCGGCTCGGCATAGCGGGCGGCGTGACCGGAGTGCTCGGTGTGGGCGCGATCGCCGGCCTGATCGTCGTGGTACGCGCCCACGACGACCACGCCGAGGCCACGCCGCGGACCGTGGCGGCACGCACCGGTGAGGGCGCCGCGCGCAAGTCCCCGTCCGGGCTGCGGAGCCGCGCACAGCTCAAGACGGGCACCGAGCTCGACGTCAGCACGCCGGACGGGTTCTCCTACTCACTCGCCGCGGTGAAGGGCGGGACCGCCGACCGGCCGCTGGCGAGCACCCGCACGCCACCGCCGGACGGCACGACGCTCGGCTATGCCGACTACGTGCTCACCAACACGGGCAACGCCCCGGCCCTGCTGGACTTCCCGGCCGACCTGTTCGTCAAGCGGACGCGGGTGCCGTCGGGCGTGCTGGACAAGAACCGCTGCATGCCCCAGCCCGGCGCGCCCACGGACATGTGCACGCTCCCGGACCACACCGACGTGGTCAACACGCTCGGCTTCGCCGCGCCCAGGTCAGAGGATGAGGACCAGTACATCCCGGCCGGAGCCAGCTACCTGGTGCGGGTCGCCACCGACATGCCGGTGAGCACCGGGACCACGCAGCATGACCTGGGGTTGTACGTCTGGGACTCCCGTTTCGTCTCTGACCGGCGAGCCGTCGAGGTGCCCTTCCCCGGCTGAGATTTCCATGAGAAGGCGTCACCGTCGTCCGGCTCGGTCGGATCCGGGGCTACCGTCGATGACGTGCGCATTCTGGTCGTGGACGACGAACCCGCGGTCCGTGAGTCCCTCGCGAGCAGCCTCGCCTTCGAGGACTACGAGGTGGTCACGGCGATCGACGGCATGTCGGCGCTGGACGAGCTGGACCGGACCCGCCCCGACCTCGCCATCCTCGACGTGCTCATGCCGCGCATGGACGGCCTGACCACCTGCCGCCGCCTGCGCGCCCGCGGGGAGACGCTTCCGGTCCTGATGCTGACCGCGCGCGACACGATCGGTGACCGGGTGACCGGACTGGACGCCGGCGCCGACGACTACCTGGTCAAACCGTTCGAGCTGGACGAGCTGCTCGCCCGCGTACGCGCGCTGCTGCGCCGCAGCCTGGTGACGGCGCGCGACGGCGACATCCTGGAGTACGCCGGCCTGCGGATGAACACCCTCACCCGTGACGTCACCCGCGACGGCCGTGACCTCGACCTGACGCGCACCGAGTACTCCCTGCTGGAAATGTTCCTCACCCACCCGCGCCAGGTGTTGACGCGCGAGCAGATCCTCAAGACGGTCTGGGGTTTCGACTTCGAGCCGTCGTCGAACTCCCTGGACGTCTACGTGATGTACCTGCGCCGCAAGACCGGCGAGCCGCGCCTCATCAACACCGTGCGCGGCGTCGGCTACGTCCTGCGCGCCCCGTGAAGGAGAACCGGTGAGACGGCATCTGTCCCTGCGCGCCCGGCTGGCGGTGCTGACCAGCCTCGCCGTGGCCGTGGCGGTGGCGGCCTGCGCGGTCGGCTGCTGGTTCGTCGTACGCGGGCGGCTGATCGACCAGCTGGACACGTCACTGTCGGGGCCGCGCGCCGGCGGTCCGCGCGCTCCCGGAACGCACGACTCCGGGTCGCCGCTCGGGATCTGTTCCTCGCCGCCTCCGGGCGACGACGGGTTCCGCGGGTTCCTGCCCACACTCCAGGTCGTGGCGCGTGACGGCACCGCGTGCAGCGCGCCCGGCACCACCGACCCGCTCAAGGTCACGCCCGGCGACGTGGCGATCGCCCGCGGGCTGAAGGGCGCGACGTACCGCGACGGCACGACGGCCGGCGGCACGCCGGTGCGCGTGTTCACCCATCCGGACGCGTCCGGGGTCGCGGTGTCGGTGGCCCAGCCGCTCGCACCGGTGACCGACTCGCTGGACAGCCTGGCCCTGCTGCTCATCGCGGTGGC
It encodes:
- a CDS encoding (Fe-S)-binding protein, giving the protein MDDFRELLDDCVHCGFCLPTCPTYELWGEEMDSPRGRIHLMLQHQEGAPLSDSMVEHFDRCLGCMACVTACPSGVQYDRLIEVTRAQVEEEKPRRRTDRLLREAIFAVFPYPKRLRALRWPLRAYQASKINMSPLLSRISPTLAAMERLAPPRADHVRLPALVPAKGERRAVVGMLTGCVQREFFPGVNAATARVLAMEGCDVVIPKGQGCCGALSLHSGRSAEAKAFAKQTIDTFADVETVVVNAAGCGSAMKDYADVLADEPEWAERAKAFTAKTRDLAEYLAELGPRATRHPLEITVAYHDACHLAHAQGIRAQPRALLNGIPGLEIREIADPEICCGSAGVYNLLQPEAAAELGDRKARNVSAAGADLLVAANPGCSLQIATALRRRGEEIAVAHTAEVLDASIRGIGKDLLSPRR
- a CDS encoding L-lactate permease — its product is MYRQVLDPVGHSLAWSSLVAALPLITLFVLLGILRMRAWVASILALVVSLVIAVWAYSMPVGQAVLAGSEGAIFGFFPILWIVINAIWIYTMTVETGHFDVLRRTFAQVSDDQRIQAIIIAFSFGALLEALAGFGTPVAITSVMLIAMGFKPLKAAVVALVANTAPVAFGAMAIPIITLGGVTHLSSDTLGAMVGHQTPILAIFVPLVLVFIVDGRRGVSQTWVAALTAGVAFGVAQWITSNHLSVPLTDIVASLFSVIVLVALLRVWQPGETLGGSATTPVVAGGSADEPTPEFAGRVAHPDARGEIVRAWAPYAIIIVVFVLAQIDPIKGWLDQPTKIVNWPGLHITGASGKASTLPQFKVNWLNAAGSLLLISGVLTAIALKVSVGRALRAYWATLVQLRWAIVTVMAVLGLAYVMNASGQTITLGSWMAGAGGFFAFLSPVLGWLGTAVTGSDTSSNSLFGALQVAAAGKAHLDPVLMAASNSSGGVLGKMVSPQNLAIAAAAVGMDGKEGDIFRKVIVWSLIFLAGMCVLSLLQSVSVLSWMVP
- a CDS encoding response regulator transcription factor; amino-acid sequence: MLVVDDEPAVRESLASSLAFEDYEVVTAIDGMSALDELDRTRPDLAILDVLMPRMDGLTTCRRLRARGETLPVLMLTARDTIGDRVTGLDAGADDYLVKPFELDELLARVRALLRRSLVTARDGDILEYAGLRMNTLTRDVTRDGRDLDLTRTEYSLLEMFLTHPRQVLTREQILKTVWGFDFEPSSNSLDVYVMYLRRKTGEPRLINTVRGVGYVLRAP